In Cercospora beticola chromosome 3, complete sequence, the following proteins share a genomic window:
- a CDS encoding uncharacterized protein (antiSMASH:Cluster_12) has protein sequence MIHGLVIVEKPLVEAGLGEDDDVIAEEDVVDKEVAKEEAVEEEDVVRDTEVVDCEDVAELSPPHAVVLRLYSAI, from the coding sequence ATGATTCATGGTCTCGTCATTGTTGAGAAGCCGCTCGTCGAAGCAggacttggagaagatgatgatgttaTTGCAGAAGAGGATGTCGTCGATAAAGAAGTCGCCAAGGAGGAGGctgtcgaggaggaagacgtcGTCAGAGATACAGAAGTAGTGGACTGTGAAGACGTGGCTGAGCTATCGCCTCCACATGCGGTAGTATTGCGCCTGTACTCCGCGATATAA
- a CDS encoding uncharacterized protein (antiSMASH:Cluster_12) produces MSASILTRQILWTQPLRSCARFHMTRTMGSAPPKAQVLLVGTGGVGAMAAYALEKGGQAEVTAICRSNYEAVKTNGFTIDSMEHGHNIAGFRPSILRNTVPDVQKEGLKYDYLVASTKNIPDIKPTLLDIISPAVTEGHTTILLLQNGLHIEKPVIERFPRNVVLSGVSLIGATEVEHGVIRHDDSDSTKCGPFEEQSVAPERAVAEANRLIEMYNACGKVKWSFDEDVRFTRWRKLVYNSSYNSVSAIVGMDTPRMRMSVSVIDDLVRPAMLEIIAIAKAAGVNLPKGVEEEIIRVDPTGTEFWPSMGQDVAKGNFIEVENIVGEPVREAERLGVPAPILKTIWGILKAIQLRTREKKGLWKPKFEKGNPYA; encoded by the exons ATGTCAGCATCAATACTCACGAGACAAATTCTGTGGACTCAACCACTTCGATCTTGCGCAAGATTCCACATGACAAGAACAATGGGTTCCGCGCCGCCAAAAGCACAAGTCCTCCTTGTGGGCACAGGCGGCGTCGGCGCAATGGCCGCTTATGCCTTGGAAAAAGGAGGCCAAGCAGAAGTCACAGCAATCTGCCGCTCAAATTATGAAGCCGTCAAGACCAATGGCTTTACCATCGACTCCATGGAACATGGCCATAATATCGCCGGTTTCAGACCTTCGATCTTGCGAAACACAGTACCAGACGTTCAGAAAGAAGGACTAAAATACGATTATCTTGTGGCTTCGACGAAGAACATCCCGGATATCAAACCGACTCTACTGGATATTATCTCACCTGCTGTTACGGAGGGGCATACGACAATTTTGTTACTGCAGAATGGATTGCATATTGAGAAGCCGGTCATTGAGCGATTTCCGAGGAATGTTGTGCTTTCTGGTGTTTCGCTTATTGGAGCTACGGAAGTGGAACATGGTGTCATACGACATGACGATTCGGATTCTACGAAGTGTGGACCTTTTGAAGAGCAGAGCGTCGCGCCTGAAAGAGCCGTTGCCGAAGCGAATCGGCTTATTGAAATGTATAATGCTTGTGGCAAAGTGAAGTGGTCTTTTGATGAGGATGTGAGGTTCACGAGGTGGAGGAAATTGGTGTACAATTCCTCGTACAATAGTGTTTCGGCGATTGTAGGGATGGACACGCCCAGAATGAGGATGAGTGTTAGTGTTATTGATGATTTGGTGAGGCCTGCCATGTTGGAGATTATTGCGATTGCGAAGGCTGCTGGGGTGAATTTGCCGAAGGGAGTGGAAGAGGAAATCATTAGAGTTGATCCGACGGGTACGGAGTTCTGGCCTAGTATGGGCCAAGACGTTGCGAAG GGCAACTtcatcgaagtcgaaaaTATCGTTGGTGAGCCAGTACGAGAAGCGGAACGACTTGGTGTGCCTGCACCTATTCTCAAGACCATCTGGGGGATACTGAAGGCGATTCAATTGAGGACCAGAGAAAAGAAAGGACTGTGGAAGCCAAAATTCGAGAAAGGCAATCCTTACGCATGA
- a CDS encoding uncharacterized protein (antiSMASH:Cluster_12~MEROPS:MER0011785~SMCOG1036:alpha/beta hydrolase fold protein) → MATASSADDDRSSYQPPTAPTGNLPKPILARQRAKQEAEMNGTAVPAKASYFPLGYKEAYSQWWASLTPAVTEHKVMSFIPYLQSPPTVASPSGSAPTSKNPSAMNLSDQPTSSVDDGSMQRTVSSKDPYGPRKWQSEMVQLKGKDRYLNEFSVERIGEKVDNNLVMIHGYGAGLGFFYKNFEGLSRLAGWKLYALDMLGMGRSSRPPFSVVKAKDREGKAREAESWFVDALEEWRVKKGIDKMTLMGHSLGGYMAVCYALKYPGHLNKLILASPVGIPEDPYAVSEEVEPQASTMQNEFTQAQGESASRSQPAPPKRKMPWWLTSLWDANISPFSIVRLSGPLGPRLVSGWTSRRFAHLPEDEAQALHDYSYSLFRQRGSGEYALAHVLAPGAFARSPLIRRIQGVGRQYLEPHATPAPDNASSRDPSSNAAVGADAAAARVRETGVPITFMYGENDWMDVKGGHESVEKLNAEKKKALENATEKERKLENGDYKVIITRKAGHHVYLDGYEQFNRDMLEEMRDVERRKKRLADLQ, encoded by the coding sequence ATGGCTACAGCGTCCTCGGCCGACGACGATCGTTCTTCCTACCAGCCCCCGACCGCACCCACAGGCAACCTCCCCAAGCCGATTCTCGCGCGTCAACGCGCCAAACAGGAAGCTGAGATGAACGGCACTGCTGTTCCAGCGAAGGCCTCATACTTCCCTCTCGGATACAAAGAGGCGTATTCACAATGGTGGGCGTCGCTCACGCCAGCAGTGACCGAGCACAAGGTCATGTCGTTCATTCCCTATCTGCAAAGCCCGCCGACTGTCGCGTCGCCGTCTGGAAGCGCTCCAACGAGCAAGAACCCGAGTGCAATGAACTTGAGCGATCAACCGACCTCGAGCGTGGACGACGGGTCCATGCAGCGTACCGTAAGCTCCAAAGATCCATATGGACCGCGGAAATGGCAAAGTGAAATGGTGCAACTCAAGGGCAAAGATCGCTATCTGAATGAGTTCAGTGTGGAAAGGATAGGCGAAAAGGTTGACAATAATCTCGTTATGATACACGGATACGGAGCTGGACTTGGGTTCTTCTACAAGAATTTTGAGGGACTGTCGCGATTGGCAGGTTGGAAGTTGTACGCGTTGGACATGCTGGGAATGGGTCGATCAAGTCGGCCGCCATTCAGCGTGGTCAAGGCAAAGGATCGCGAAGGCAAAGCTCGTGAAGCAGAATCATGGTTCGTGGATGCACTGGAGGAGTGGCGTGTGAAGAAGGGCATCGACAAGATGACATTGATGGGTCACAGCTTGGGAGGATACATGGCTGTGTGCTACGCGCTGAAGTATCCAGGACATTTGAACAAGTTGATCTTGGCCAGTCCCGTAGGGATACCCGAAGATCCTTACGCTGTCAGCGAGGAAGTGGAACCGCAGGCAAGCACGATGCAAAACGAATTCACACAGGCTCAGGGAGAGTCTGCTTCACGAAGCCAACCCGCGCCGCCAAAGCGCAAGATGCCGTGGTGGCTCACCTCATTATGGGATGCCAATATTTCGCCATTCTCGATTGTTCGATTATCCGGGCCACTTGGGCCACGATTAGTTTCTGGTTGGACGAGCCGAAGATTCGCACATCTTCCAGAAGATGAAGCTCAAGCACTCCACGACTACTCATACTCCCTCTTCCGTCAACGAGGATCTGGTGAATACGCTCTAGCGCATGTTCTTGCACCAGGAGCCTTCGCACGATCTCCATTGATCCGCCGCATTCAAGGTGTAGGGCGACAATACCTCGAACCTCATGCCACTCCGGCTCCTGACAACGCATCATCACGGGACCCATCTTCCAATGCGGCAGTAGGTGCAGATGCCGCCGCGGCACGAGTTCGTGAAACGGGAGTGCCTATCACTTTCATGTATGGCGAGAACGACTGGATGGACGTCAAGGGCGGACACGAATCTGTCGAGAAGCTGAacgcggagaagaagaaagctcTGGAGAACGCGACTGAGAAAGAACGAAAGCTGGAGAACGGCGATTACAAAGTTATTATCACGAGAAAAGCCGGGCATCATGTCTACCTTGATGGATACGAACAATTTAATCGCGACATGCTCGAGGAAATGCGTGATGTTGAGAGGCGGAAGAAGAGACTAGCCGACTTGCAATGA
- a CDS encoding uncharacterized protein (antiSMASH:Cluster_12~SMCOG1055:pyruvate oxidase/decarboxylase), with the protein MYTASFAFFEALWEAGITHVFVNLGSDHPSIIEAIVKGQNEKKAQFPRIITCPNEMVALSMADGYARLTNKPQCVIVHVDVGTQGLGAAVHNASCGRAPVLIFAGLSPYTINGEYRGSRTEYIHWIQDVPDQKQIVSQYCRYTGEIKRGKNVKELVNRALSFAVSEPRGPVYLYGAREAMEEEIEPYTLDPKHWTPVELGGLSTKQLRAVSEALVGAKEPLVITGYSGRNSAAVEALVALADTVKGLRVLDTGGSDMCFPANHPAWLGLRYGVDESIKTADVIVLLDVDVPWIPTQCRPRDDAKIFHIDVDTLKQQMPVFYINAIARYRVDAETALTQITAYINYSMKDKISSPRFSELAEARKASHQARLDTIAAQAVLSEEGHFGCPYLIRQVRDACPPDTIWAVEAVTNAAFVNDQIQATLPNSWINCGGGGLGWSGGGALGIKLATDFENGGTNKGKFVCQIVGDGTYLFSVPGSVYWIAQRYNIPVLTIVLNNQGWNAPRKSMLLVHPEGEGSKVDNKALNISFAPTPDYSGIAKAASGHKAWAGVAGNAEQLKKLLPEAVAAVQSGVCAILDAHLDGPEGKYPGPEAALVG; encoded by the exons ATGTACACAGCAtcgttcgccttcttcgaggcACTATGGGAA GCCGGCATCACCCACGTCTTCGTCAATCTCGGCAGCGACCACCCTTCCATAATCGAAGCCATCGTCAAAGGCCAAAATGAAAAGAAAGCCCAGTTCCCCCGCATCATTACCTGTCCGAATGAAATGGTCGCTCTCTCCATGGCCGACGGCTACGCACGCCTGACCAACAAACCTCAATGCGTAATCGTGCACGTCGACGTGGGTACTCAAGGCCTCGGGGCCGCAGTCCACAACGCCTCTTGCGGAAGAGCACCAGTTCTCATATTTGCGGGCCTGAGTCCATATACCATAAACGGAGAGTACAGAGGGTCGAGGACAGAGTACATTCATTGGATCCAGGACGTGCCGGATCAGAAACAGATTGTGAGCCAGTATTGTCGATATACTGGGGAGATCAAACGCGGGAAGAATGTGAAAGAGTTGGTGAACAGGGCGCTGAGCTTTGCGGTCAGTGAGCCAAGGGGGCCAGTATATCTGTATGGCGCGCGAGAGGCAatggaagaggagattgAGCCTTACACGCTCGATCCGAAACATTGGACACCAGTGGAACTGGGAGGGCTAAGTACGAAGCAATTGAGGGCTGTGAGCGAGGCACTGGTGGGGGCGAAAGAGCCGTTGGTCATCACAGGATACAGTGGGAGAAATTCAGCTGCTGTGGAAGCGCTCGTTGCGCTGGCAGACACAGTGAAGGGTTTGAGAGTACTGGATACTGGCGGAAGCGACATGTGTTTCCCAGCAAATCATCCTGCCTGGCTGGGACTACGATACGGCGTCGACGAAAGCATAAAAACAGCAGATGTCATCGTGTTGTTGGACGTCGACGTACCCTGGATACCAACCCAATGCAGACCTCGAGATGACGCCAAAATCTTCCACATCGATGTCGACACACTGAAGCAGCAAATGCCAGTCTTCTACATCAATGCCATCGCCCGATATCGAGTCGACGCCGAGACAGCCCTCACACAAATCACAGCCTACATCAACTACAGTATGAAGGACAAAATCTCATCACCAAGATTCTCAGAACTGGCAGAAGCACGGAAAGCCTCGCATCAAGCAAGACTAGACACAATCGCAGCGCAAGCTGTCTTATCGGAAGAAGGCCACTTCGGATGCCCTTACTTGATCCGACAAGTTCGCGATGCGTGCCCACCAGACACGATATGGGCTGTTGAAGCTGTAACAAACGCAGCATTTGTGAACGATCAAATCCAAGCGACGTTGCCCAACTCATGGATCAACtgtggaggcggaggtcTGGGTTGGAGTGGTGGAGGTGCCCTCGGCATCAAGCTAGCAACAGATTTCGAGAACGGTGGGACGAATAAGGGCAAGTTCGTCTGCCAGATCGTGGGAGATGGCACGTATCTCTTCTCGGTTCCTGGGTCGGTGTATTGGATTGCACAACGATACAATATTCCCGTGCTGACGATTGTCTTAAACAACCAGG GCTGGAATGCACCACGCAAGTCGATGCTTCTCGTCCATCCCGAAGGCGAAGGCTCAAAAGTCGACAACAAAGCATTGAACATCTCTTTCGCTCCAACTCCCGACTACTCCGGAATTGCCAAGGCCGCTTCGGGACACAAAGCATGGGCCGGTGTGGCCGGCAACGCTGAGCAACTGAAGAAACTTCTTCCCGAGGCCGTGGCCGCTGTGCAGAGTGGCGTGTGCGCGATTCTGGATGCGCATCTAGACGGGCCTGAGGGGAAGTATCCTGGGCCTGAAGCTGCTCTTGTTGGGTAG
- a CDS encoding uncharacterized protein (SMCOG1001:short-chain dehydrogenase/reductase SDR~antiSMASH:Cluster_12) has protein sequence MSKRICLVIGGTGGIGQAIAEHLAQRKYTVIVAARNVSKGNEIIERIKSAEGKATFIPCDLSNEFSIRELHAEVLLLHGRVDVAINAAGISMPSGKIADAPVATFQAIMDINVTAVFISMQEQLRIMLGQTPRKGHIINIASIWGSAGLPFNANFCASKHALIGLTKTAALEYASDNISVCAVAPGAIPTGMTEKCHRQGAKLGYEWAKVVEDMPRQYPAGKYGSPQDVAKAVAYLIESDWSTGTILTIDGGWSAGSSLQHPLPT, from the coding sequence ATGTCGAAGAGAATTTGTCTGGTCATCGGCGGCACTGGAGGTATCGGACAAGCCATCGCAGAACATCTTGCGCAACGAAAGTACACCGTGATTGTCGCAGCTCGCAACGTTAGCAAAGGCAACGAAATCATCGAACGAATTAAGTCAGCGGAAGGGAAAGCGACATTCATACCTTGCGACTTGTCAAACGAATTCTCAATCCGCGAACTGCACGCCGAAGTCTTACTGCTGCACGGACGGGTCGATGTTGCGATCAATGCGGCTGGAATATCGATGCCCTCGGGCAAAATCGCAGATGCTCCCGTCGCTACCTTCCAAGCGATCATGGATATCAACGTCACGGCGGTCTTCATCTCGATGCAGGAACAACTTCGCATCATGCTGGGTCAAACGCCGCGGAAGGGTCACATCATCAATATTGCTTCGATATGGGGCTCGGCTGGTTTACCATTCAACGCGAACTTTTGTGCATCAAAGCACGCCCTTATTGGACTTACCAAGACTGCGGCATTGGAGTACGCCTCGGACAATATCTCCGTCTGCGCAGTGGCGCCTGGTGCCATTCCTACAGGCATGACAGAGAAGTGCCATAGGCAAGGAGCAAAGCTTGGTTATGAGTGGGCGAAGGTTGTTGAAGACATGCCCAGGCAGTATCCTGCGGGAAAGTATGGTTCGCCTCAGGATGTCGCGAAGGCAGTGGCTTATCTCATCGAGAGCGACTGGAGTACGGGCACGATATTGACAATCGACGGAGGGTGGAGTGCTGGGTCCAGTCTGCAACACCCGTTGCCAACGTAA
- a CDS encoding uncharacterized protein (antiSMASH:Cluster_12), with protein MGKPLVLAIDGTWVNSDNGYNASMSGPGAKGRLASPSNVTRICRAVLPRSPSGVQQLVYYQGGLGSDANAYSFVVGGYLGSGIDEAIREAYSFLAMNYEEGDEIFLVGFSRGAFTARSVGSLIAEVGLLTKAGLESFYPIFKDWENQNIASYEPGYESAAWPIAGRPKFGDKAYNEQLAGKKLTRLNIPIKAIAVFDTVGTLGVPDVRPFGISLYNSAKTEYSFVNTQVAPNVENAYQALALDEQRYAFAPTVWESPRDSSSHMLKELKQCWFPGVHTTVGGGFQDTNISDITLAWVLTQLSQFLAFDEGYLLRQRKQNGDFYIEKKTEEEGRGYGLGLIKASDGGLLNTILGRKARTPGEYLLTDPKTGEQMPGKPLLNTREFIHPSVRYRMHNGGRQPSSDPEAKLGEGAYAPKPLADWTYIAAGEDTPKGIKIDAKWAKAPKWVRKSTGTYIVEDKIVDGSLEAVLAETWSGVGNWLKL; from the exons ATGGGCAAGCctctcgtcctcgccatAGATGGCACCTGGGTCAACAGCGATAATGGCTACAATGCATCTATGTCCGGACCCGGAGCCAAAGGCAGACTGGCATCGCCCTCGAATGTCACGCGCATCTGCCGAGCTGTCCTCCCACGATCCCCAAGCGGCGTACAACAGCTCGTCTACTACCAAGGAGGACTCGGCAGCGACGCCAATGCGTACTCATTTGTCGTCGGCGGCTACCTTGGCAGCGGCATTGATGAAGCTATCCGCGAGGCCTACTCCTTCCTTGCCATGAACTACGAGGAAGGCGATGAGATCTTTTTGGTCGGCTTCTCTCGTGGCGCTTTCACTGCACGATCTGTTGGCTCTTTGATCGCCGAGGTCGGCCTCTTAACCAAAGCTGGTTTGGAGTCTTTCTACCCCATCTTCAAGGACTGGGAGAATCAGAATATTGCTTCGTATGAGCCTGGCTACGAAAGTGCGGCTTGGCCGATCGCTGGGAGACCCAAGTTTGGAGACAAAGCATACAATGAGCAACTTGCTGGCAAGAAGTTGACAAGACTAAATATCCCTATCAAGGCGATTGCTGTGTTCG ATACCGTCGGCACCCTCGGCGTTCCAGACGTACGACCATTCGGCATCAGCCTCTACAACAGTGCCAAAACCGAATACTCTTTTGTCAACACGCAAGTAGCACCAAATGTCGAGAACGCCTACCAAGCCCTCGCTCTCGACGAGCAACGATACGCCTTCGCACCCACAGTCTGGGAATCACCACGCGACTCCAGCTCTCACATGCTCAAAGAACTCAAACAATGCTGGTTCCCTGGCGTTCATACAACAGTTGGAGGTGGCTTTCAAGACACGAATATCTCCGACATCACTTTGGCATGGGTGCTTACACAACTCTCGCAATTCTTGGCGTTTGACGAAGGCTATCTGCTCCGACAACGCAAGCAGAACGGAGACTTCTacatcgagaagaagacagaagaggaaggaagaGGCTATGGCTTGGGACTCATCAAAGCCTCAGATGGTGGTCTCTTGAACACCATTCTAGGGAGAAAAGCTCGAACGCCGGGCGAATATCTCCTCACAGATCCCAAAACAGGCGAACAAATGCCTGGCAAGCCACTACTCAACACTCGCGAATTTATTCACCCTTCAGTACGCTATCGCATGCACAATGGTGGTCGTCAGCCATCGAGTGATCCGGAAGCGAAATTGGGAGAGGGCGCATACGCGCCGAAACCACTGGCAGATTGGACGTATATTGCTGCGGGAGAAGATACCCCAAAGGGTATCAAAATCGATGCCAAGTGGGCCAAGGCACCTAAGTGGGTGAGAAAGTCCACGGGAACGTACATTGTGGAAGACAAGATTGTGGACGGAAGCTTGGAGGCTGTCCTGGCAGAGACTTGGAGTGGCGTGGGGAATTGGTTGAAGTTGTGA